Proteins co-encoded in one Flavivirga eckloniae genomic window:
- the recA gene encoding recombinase RecA, whose protein sequence is MSSEKEAKLKALKLTLDKLDKAYGKGTVMKMSDAAVQDVEAIPSGSLGLDIALGVGGYPRGRIIEIYGPESSGKTTLTLHAIAEAQKTGGIAAFIDAEHAFDRFYAEKLGIDIDNLIISQPDNGEQALEIADNLIRSGAIDIVVIDSVAALTPKSEIEGEMGDSKMGLHARLMSQALRKLTASISKTNCTVIFINQLREKIGVMFGNPETTTGGNALKFYASVRLDIRRSTQIKETDGSVAGNKTRVKVVKNKVAPPFKMAEFDIMYGEGVSKVGEILDLAVEHEIVKKSGSWFSYDDTKLGQGRDAVKALIKDNPELMEELEGKVRKIVVSE, encoded by the coding sequence ATGAGCAGCGAAAAAGAAGCTAAATTAAAAGCCCTTAAACTTACATTAGATAAATTAGACAAAGCTTACGGAAAAGGAACAGTAATGAAAATGAGCGATGCAGCTGTACAAGATGTAGAAGCCATTCCATCAGGTTCTTTAGGTTTAGATATTGCTTTGGGTGTTGGTGGTTATCCACGTGGGCGTATTATAGAAATTTATGGTCCGGAATCTTCTGGTAAAACCACACTTACGTTACACGCTATAGCTGAAGCACAAAAAACTGGCGGCATAGCTGCTTTTATTGATGCCGAGCATGCTTTTGATAGATTTTATGCTGAAAAACTTGGAATTGATATCGATAACTTAATTATATCGCAACCAGATAATGGTGAGCAGGCTCTTGAAATTGCCGATAATTTAATTCGTTCTGGAGCTATTGACATTGTTGTGATCGATTCTGTAGCTGCATTAACTCCTAAAAGTGAAATTGAAGGAGAAATGGGAGACTCTAAAATGGGGCTACATGCTCGTTTAATGTCTCAAGCCTTAAGAAAGCTAACAGCTTCTATTAGTAAGACCAATTGTACCGTTATATTTATTAACCAATTGCGTGAAAAAATTGGTGTTATGTTCGGTAATCCTGAAACAACTACAGGTGGTAATGCTTTAAAGTTCTATGCTTCTGTTCGATTAGATATAAGACGTTCTACTCAAATTAAAGAAACAGACGGCAGCGTTGCAGGTAATAAAACCCGTGTAAAAGTGGTTAAAAACAAAGTAGCGCCTCCCTTTAAAATGGCAGAGTTCGATATTATGTATGGAGAAGGTGTTTCTAAAGTTGGTGAAATACTGGATCTTGCTGTGGAGCATGAAATTGTAAAAAAGAGCGGCTCTTGGTTTAGCTACGACGATACTAAACTTGGTCAAGGCCGAGATGCCGTAAAAGCACTTATAAAGGATAACCCAGAGCTTATGGAAGAGCTCGAAGGAAAGGTTAGAAAAATAGTCGTATCCGAATAA
- a CDS encoding ferredoxin — protein MVVITLQRNKCIGCNYCVELAPNQFQMSKKDGKSVLLHSKDKKGFFTLKSNDDVIFDDCDKASKACPVKIISVKSI, from the coding sequence ATGGTTGTTATCACATTACAACGCAATAAATGTATAGGTTGCAATTACTGTGTGGAGTTGGCACCCAATCAATTTCAAATGTCTAAAAAAGATGGGAAATCTGTGCTTTTACATTCAAAAGATAAAAAAGGATTTTTTACCTTAAAGTCTAACGACGATGTTATTTTTGACGATTGTGATAAAGCTTCAAAAGCATGTCCAGTAAAGATAATTAGTGTAAAGAGTATTTAA
- a CDS encoding outer membrane beta-barrel protein codes for MSDKKHIDRLFQESFKDFEVTPNDAVWKNIEAQLNQKKKKRRVIPIWWRYAGVAALLLLSLTIGGIYFNNTDTPPNNQIVDIEDATAPTDLKDNIVIDNSNNTKNAVANSKNDDIIDTNTSQNKTEHTTPYEIVSSQKSSPIAETSASENSNNENNGATNIATQKKQNTLDKLINTKRNNNAVAEHIEEKNSADKTLNKSKNNIVVASNSEENKDVQELQNTIKNSTAVTSDSEKNNQVPQHNKTPLIDKNRAKEVINNASKNNHVIAKTENTETVKNDTSKEEKNSLTIEEAIDKNKDIIAEEKENKNRWSIAPNAAPVYFNTLGKGSSLGQQLNNNSKSGDVNMSYGISASYALNEKVSIRSGINRVNLGYDTNNVVAYQSVGVNSSRRELQNVTPINTNTSSSPLENDGFSLVDGQGFSPNDVPESFSLSDISTYNQDLGYIEVPLEIQYALLNKKLGVNVIGGFSSFFLNNHKVFSESENGERTLLGKANNINKISYSANFGLGFKYRVSKRIDLNLEPMFKYQINTFNNTTGDFKPFFIGVYSGFAIKF; via the coding sequence ATGAGTGATAAAAAACATATTGATAGATTGTTTCAGGAAAGTTTCAAAGATTTTGAAGTTACTCCTAACGATGCCGTATGGAAAAATATAGAAGCTCAGCTTAATCAGAAAAAGAAAAAGCGTCGTGTTATCCCAATTTGGTGGCGCTATGCTGGTGTAGCTGCACTATTATTGCTTTCACTAACCATTGGCGGTATTTATTTTAATAATACAGATACGCCTCCTAATAATCAAATAGTTGATATAGAAGATGCAACGGCACCTACAGACCTTAAGGATAACATTGTTATCGATAATTCGAATAACACAAAAAATGCTGTTGCCAATTCTAAGAACGATGACATTATAGATACGAACACATCGCAAAATAAAACAGAGCACACTACTCCTTACGAAATCGTTTCTTCGCAAAAATCATCGCCAATAGCAGAAACATCCGCCTCAGAAAACAGTAACAATGAGAATAATGGCGCCACGAATATAGCAACCCAGAAAAAACAGAATACACTCGACAAATTAATAAATACAAAACGCAATAATAATGCTGTTGCAGAGCATATTGAAGAAAAAAACAGCGCCGATAAAACACTCAATAAATCAAAAAACAATATTGTTGTAGCAAGCAATTCTGAAGAAAATAAAGATGTTCAAGAACTTCAAAATACAATAAAGAATAGTACTGCGGTAACTTCAGATTCAGAAAAAAACAATCAAGTGCCCCAACACAATAAGACGCCATTAATCGACAAAAATCGAGCTAAAGAAGTCATCAATAACGCTTCTAAAAACAACCATGTAATTGCAAAAACTGAAAATACAGAAACTGTAAAAAACGATACAAGTAAGGAAGAAAAAAACAGTCTTACTATAGAAGAGGCGATAGATAAAAATAAAGATATTATTGCTGAAGAAAAAGAAAACAAAAACAGGTGGAGTATCGCCCCAAATGCTGCGCCTGTTTATTTTAATACTTTAGGCAAAGGCTCTTCGTTAGGTCAGCAATTAAATAATAATTCCAAAAGCGGAGATGTTAACATGAGCTATGGTATATCTGCCAGTTATGCCCTTAACGAAAAGGTAAGTATTCGCTCTGGTATTAATAGGGTTAATTTGGGTTACGACACTAACAATGTAGTAGCTTATCAATCTGTGGGTGTTAACTCCAGTAGACGTGAGCTACAAAATGTTACCCCAATTAACACTAATACTAGTAGTAGCCCACTAGAGAATGATGGTTTTTCGCTTGTTGATGGTCAAGGGTTTAGTCCTAATGATGTTCCAGAATCATTCTCATTATCGGACATATCAACTTACAATCAAGATTTAGGGTATATAGAAGTTCCTTTGGAAATTCAATATGCGCTTTTAAACAAGAAATTAGGCGTTAATGTTATTGGAGGTTTTAGCTCATTCTTCTTAAATAATCATAAGGTATTTTCAGAATCGGAAAATGGCGAAAGAACCCTCTTAGGCAAAGCAAACAATATTAATAAAATAAGCTACAGTGCTAATTTTGGACTAGGGTTTAAGTATCGAGTATCTAAAAGGATAGATTTGAATTTAGAACCCATGTTTAAGTATCAAATTAACACATTTAATAATACAACTGGCGACTTTAAACCCTTCTTTATAGGGGTTTATTCAGGGTTTGCCATTAAATTCTAG
- a CDS encoding peptidase U32 family protein, producing MQQIELMAPAGNFESLQAALDNGANSIYFGVEQLNMRARATINFTLDDLPEISKRCKAKNVRTYLTLNTIIYDHDLSIVKTLINKAKEADITAVIAMDQAVIASAREVGMEVHISTQINITNVETVKFYALFADTMVLSRELSLRQVKKITEAIEKEQIKGPSGKLVEIEVFGHGALCMAVSGKCYMSLHSQNSSANRGACKQNCRKKYTVIDQETGFEMELDNEYIMSPKDLCTIDILDEVAESGIKVLKIEGRGRAPEYVARVIKCYRDAIDSLENNTYNKEKVVSWMQELEKVYNRGFWNGYYLGQKLGEWSKGSGSHATQKKVYIGKGVHFYTKAKIGEFKIDAYDVSIGDTILITGPTTGAQEMEVNEMLVNDEKLTIGSKGDTVTIPLDFRIRPSDKLYKIVENKVEA from the coding sequence ATGCAGCAAATAGAATTAATGGCTCCGGCAGGGAATTTTGAATCCCTTCAAGCAGCTTTAGATAATGGAGCAAACTCTATATATTTTGGTGTAGAGCAGTTAAATATGAGAGCCAGGGCGACTATAAATTTTACTTTAGATGATTTACCCGAAATTTCAAAGCGATGTAAAGCGAAAAATGTAAGAACGTATTTAACATTAAATACCATTATTTACGATCATGATCTATCTATCGTAAAAACACTTATAAATAAAGCAAAAGAAGCAGATATTACGGCTGTAATAGCTATGGATCAGGCAGTAATAGCTTCTGCTCGCGAGGTAGGGATGGAAGTGCATATTTCTACACAAATTAATATTACCAATGTAGAAACCGTTAAGTTTTATGCACTATTTGCAGATACCATGGTGTTGAGTAGAGAGTTAAGCTTACGCCAGGTAAAAAAAATAACCGAAGCCATTGAAAAAGAACAAATAAAAGGACCTTCGGGTAAACTTGTAGAAATTGAAGTATTTGGTCATGGCGCACTTTGCATGGCCGTTTCGGGGAAATGTTATATGAGTTTGCATTCCCAAAATTCATCGGCAAACAGAGGAGCATGTAAGCAGAATTGTAGAAAGAAGTATACCGTTATTGATCAGGAAACAGGTTTTGAAATGGAATTGGATAACGAATACATTATGTCTCCTAAAGATTTGTGTACCATAGATATTTTAGATGAGGTAGCAGAATCCGGAATTAAAGTATTGAAAATTGAAGGTAGAGGACGCGCTCCAGAATATGTAGCCAGAGTAATAAAATGTTACAGAGACGCTATTGACAGTCTTGAGAACAACACTTATAACAAAGAAAAAGTTGTTTCATGGATGCAGGAACTGGAAAAGGTTTACAATCGCGGATTTTGGAATGGCTATTATTTGGGACAGAAGTTAGGAGAATGGAGTAAAGGATCTGGGTCGCATGCCACACAAAAAAAGGTGTACATAGGCAAAGGGGTACATTTTTATACCAAGGCTAAAATTGGTGAGTTTAAAATTGATGCTTACGATGTTTCTATCGGAGATACCATTTTAATTACAGGACCAACAACAGGAGCACAAGAAATGGAAGTAAATGAAATGTTGGTAAACGATGAGAAGTTAACAATAGGTTCTAAGGGAGATACCGTTACCATACCATTGGATTTTAGAATAAGACCCTCGGATAAATTATATAAAATTGTTGAAAATAAAGTAGAGGCTTAA
- the trhO gene encoding oxygen-dependent tRNA uridine(34) hydroxylase TrhO gives MQLYNKLSGKERAELIDKAGKNRLTLSFYQYAKIGNPQIFRDHLFITWNALDVLGRIYVAHEGINGQLSLPADRFNEFKAHLDTISFLKDIRLNVAIEQDNKSFLKLKVKVRNKIVADGLNDDTFDVTNKGIHVGAEEFNNLIEDEKTVLVDMRNHYESEIGHFKNAVTPDVDTFRESLDIIEDDLKAHKEDKKLVMYCTGGIRCEKASAYFKHKGFKNVYQLEGGIIEYTRQVKEENLENKFLGQNFVFDDRRAERISDDVIANCHQCGNPFDVHTNCANEACHLLFIQCDTCKEAMENCCSNECMEINRLPYEKQKELRKGQGNSNDIFKKGRSEALKYK, from the coding sequence ATGCAACTGTACAATAAATTAAGCGGAAAAGAAAGAGCAGAATTAATCGATAAAGCAGGTAAAAATCGATTAACACTTTCTTTTTATCAATATGCCAAGATTGGCAATCCACAAATATTTAGAGATCATTTGTTTATTACTTGGAATGCATTAGATGTTCTAGGCAGAATATATGTTGCTCACGAAGGAATAAATGGTCAATTGTCGTTACCAGCAGATCGTTTTAATGAATTTAAAGCGCATTTGGATACAATTTCCTTTTTAAAAGATATCCGATTAAATGTAGCGATAGAGCAAGACAACAAATCGTTTTTAAAACTAAAAGTAAAAGTGCGTAACAAAATTGTTGCGGATGGTTTAAATGACGATACGTTCGATGTTACCAATAAAGGAATTCATGTAGGAGCAGAAGAGTTTAATAACCTTATTGAAGACGAAAAAACGGTATTGGTAGATATGCGCAACCATTATGAAAGTGAGATAGGTCATTTTAAAAATGCCGTAACACCAGATGTAGACACTTTTAGAGAGTCTTTAGATATTATTGAAGACGATTTAAAAGCACACAAGGAAGATAAAAAACTGGTGATGTACTGTACAGGAGGTATTCGTTGCGAGAAAGCAAGCGCGTATTTTAAGCATAAAGGATTTAAAAATGTATATCAGTTAGAAGGCGGTATTATTGAGTATACAAGACAAGTAAAAGAAGAAAACTTAGAAAATAAATTTTTAGGCCAAAACTTTGTATTTGACGATAGAAGGGCCGAACGCATCAGCGATGATGTTATAGCGAATTGTCACCAGTGCGGAAATCCATTCGATGTACATACAAACTGTGCTAACGAGGCTTGTCATTTACTGTTTATTCAATGCGATACTTGTAAAGAAGCTATGGAAAACTGTTGCTCTAACGAATGTATGGAAATAAATAGGTTGCCTTACGAAAAACAAAAAGAACTGCGTAAAGGACAAGGAAACAGTAACGATATTTTTAAAAAAGGAAGGTCTGAAGCCTTAAAGTATAAATAA
- a CDS encoding RNA polymerase sigma factor yields the protein MSLDQIIENCKIEDAKAQGELYKLFSSKLFSVCLKYSRNRVEAEDNLQDAFLTIFKKIEQYKNKGSFEGWLKRVTINTVLQRYRSEKVFDIVNENIIEDVELEVDEDTVSIDYLLQIIQELPDRYRLVFNLYVLDGYSHKDIADMLNINIGTSKSNLARARQSLKETIEKYKTMQSLQSL from the coding sequence TTGAGTTTAGACCAAATCATAGAAAATTGTAAAATTGAAGATGCCAAGGCACAAGGGGAACTATATAAGCTCTTTTCGAGCAAACTATTCTCTGTGTGCTTGAAGTATTCTAGAAACCGTGTTGAAGCCGAAGATAATCTTCAAGACGCGTTTTTAACGATTTTTAAAAAAATTGAACAGTATAAAAATAAAGGTTCGTTTGAGGGTTGGTTAAAACGTGTTACTATAAACACTGTATTGCAACGGTATAGAAGTGAAAAGGTTTTTGATATTGTTAATGAAAATATAATTGAAGATGTTGAATTAGAGGTTGATGAAGACACAGTATCTATCGACTATCTTTTACAAATTATTCAAGAATTACCAGACAGATATAGATTGGTTTTTAACCTGTACGTACTAGATGGTTATTCACATAAAGATATAGCAGACATGCTAAACATAAATATAGGAACTTCAAAGTCTAATTTGGCTCGTGCTAGACAGAGTTTGAAGGAAACTATTGAAAAGTACAAGACAATGCAAAGTTTACAATCATTATAA